From candidate division TA06 bacterium, one genomic window encodes:
- a CDS encoding 30S ribosomal protein S5: MPEKIELSSLELSERVVNINRVAKVVKGGKRFNFSALVVVGDETCYVGSGLGKANEISEAIRKATEEARRNIVKIQLAGGTIPYMVEGRCGASRVMLRPASKGTGVIACSTVRAVLELGGVKDILTKSLGSNTATNLVRATMNGLLSIRDPESIEKLRGKTLPRSRGEILQEG; the protein is encoded by the coding sequence GTGCCGGAGAAGATAGAACTGAGTTCACTTGAGCTTTCAGAGAGAGTGGTCAACATCAACAGAGTTGCCAAGGTGGTAAAGGGGGGCAAGCGGTTCAATTTCAGCGCTCTGGTCGTGGTTGGAGATGAAACCTGTTACGTGGGGTCGGGGTTGGGGAAAGCCAATGAAATATCCGAGGCAATAAGAAAGGCGACCGAAGAGGCGCGCAGAAACATTGTCAAGATACAGCTTGCAGGTGGCACCATACCCTACATGGTAGAAGGGAGATGTGGTGCGAGCAGAGTCATGCTCAGGCCAGCATCCAAGGGAACTGGAGTCATTGCTTGTAGTACGGTTAGAGCAGTCCTTGAACTGGGAGGGGTGAAAGATATTCTGACCAAGTCTCTTGGTTCCAATACCGCTACCAATCTGGTGAGAGCGACAATGAATGGACTACTCTCCATAAGAGATCCGGAGTCGATCGAGAAGTTGAGAGGGAAGACTCTCCCCCGTTCCCGGGGTGAGATCCTCCAGGAAGGCTAG
- a CDS encoding 50S ribosomal protein L18 produces MGKTKAVRKARMRRHARVRKRVQGTPERPRLMVFRSLKNICAQIVDDSRGRTVCSASSLSKEAGSERLNGHKIDVSREVGRSIAEKALKKGIKKVVFDKGGYKYHGRVKALAEAARKAGLEF; encoded by the coding sequence ATGGGCAAAACAAAAGCGGTCAGAAAAGCACGAATGAGAAGGCATGCACGGGTCAGAAAGCGCGTCCAGGGTACGCCAGAGAGGCCGAGGTTGATGGTCTTTAGAAGCCTGAAGAACATATGTGCGCAGATAGTGGATGACTCCAGGGGAAGGACCGTCTGTTCTGCATCGAGTCTGTCAAAAGAAGCTGGTTCAGAGAGGCTGAATGGGCACAAGATCGACGTGAGTAGAGAGGTGGGAAGGTCTATTGCCGAGAAGGCGCTGAAGAAAGGGATAAAGAAAGTGGTTTTTGACAAGGGCGGCTACAAATATCACGGAAGGGTCAAGGCGCTTGCTGAAGCAGCAAGAAAGGCTGGCCTGGAATTCTAA
- the rpmD gene encoding 50S ribosomal protein L30 — protein MAVKLKITQIRSAIGRKKDQKETIKALGIKRLHQTVVHEDSPQIRGMIGRVSHLVRVEEE, from the coding sequence ATAGCCGTGAAGCTGAAAATAACCCAGATAAGAAGCGCGATAGGCAGAAAGAAGGATCAAAAGGAGACGATCAAAGCCTTAGGGATAAAGAGACTCCATCAGACTGTGGTTCACGAGGACTCTCCCCAGATAAGGGGAATGATAGGAAGGGTGAGCCATCTGGTCCGTGTGGAGGAGGAGTGA
- a CDS encoding 50S ribosomal protein L15 → MNLSEISPPKGARKKRKRVGCGPGSGHGKTATRGHKGQKSRSGSKARPWFEGGQMPFQRRVPKRGFTPIEKKVYQVVNLKDLEKSFEPDSEVGPRVLAERGLIRKARLPVKVLAKGDIKKVLTVTADSFSKSAKAKIEAAGGKVRVR, encoded by the coding sequence ATGAATCTTAGCGAGATCAGTCCTCCCAAAGGTGCCAGGAAGAAGAGAAAGAGGGTAGGCTGCGGTCCCGGGTCTGGACACGGGAAAACAGCAACGCGAGGCCACAAGGGACAGAAGTCCCGCAGCGGAAGCAAGGCGAGGCCTTGGTTCGAGGGAGGGCAGATGCCCTTTCAGAGGCGGGTGCCGAAGAGAGGCTTTACTCCAATAGAAAAGAAAGTCTATCAGGTGGTGAATCTCAAAGATCTGGAGAAGAGTTTTGAGCCAGACTCAGAGGTAGGGCCTCGGGTGCTAGCAGAAAGAGGGTTGATTAGGAAAGCACGTCTTCCTGTTAAGGTGCTGGCTAAGGGAGATATCAAGAAGGTGCTAACTGTCACCGCAGACTCTTTCTCCAAATCGGCGAAGGCCAAGATAGAGGCTGCAGGCGGGAAGGTCCGGGTTAGATAA